The Erythrolamprus reginae isolate rEryReg1 chromosome 5, rEryReg1.hap1, whole genome shotgun sequence genome window below encodes:
- the NMD3 gene encoding 60S ribosomal export protein NMD3 codes for MEYMKEYTPLHQGNILCCQCGIAIPPNPANMCVDCLRTQVDITEGIPKQVTVHFCKQCERYLQPPTAWLQCALESRELLSLCLKKIKASLSKVRLIDAGFVWTEPHSKRLKVKLTIQKEVMNGAILQQIFVVEYIVQSQMCEDCHRVEAKDFWKAVVQVRQKTPHKKTFYYLEQLILKHRLHQNTLRIKEIHDGLDFYFASKQHAQKMVDFLQCTVPCRIKASQRLISHDIHSNTYNYKSTFSVEIVPICKDNVVCLSPKLAQSLGNMSQICICIRVTSAIHIIDPSTLQIAEIDGNTYWRHPFNSLFHPKQLEEFIVMDISRAYEQKQNAGAGMKSNKHILAEAWVQKTSELNTDHQYFCRTHLGHLLNPGDLVLGFDLVNCNLNDEYANKMNPHSVPDVVLIKKSYDRTKRQRRRNWKLKELQRDRDNMDTDDEREYQDFLEDLEEDETIRKNVNIYKNPVIPVESDTDDENIPKISLTEMLEDLQISEDATGGEGANMLMG; via the exons atggaatatATGAAAGAGTATACTCCCCTTCACCAAGGGAACAT CTTATGTTGCCAGTGTGGCATTGCAATCCCACCAAACCCAGCCAACATGTGTGTAGACTGTTTGAGAACTCAAGTGGATATCACTGAAGGGATTCCTAAGCAAGTCACAGTTCATTTCTGCAAACAGTGTGAAAG ATATCTTCAACCACCAACAGCTTGGCTACAGTGTGCCTTGGAATCAAGAGAACTTCTTTCATTATGCCTTAAAAAAATTAAGGCTTCTCTTAGTAAG GTTCGGTTGATTGATGCAGGATTTGTATGGACTGAACCACACTCTAAAAGACTTAAAGTAAAGTTGACTATACAAAAAGAG GTAATGAATGGTGCAATTCTGCAGCAAATCTTTGTAGTAGAATATATTGTTCAGTCACAAATGTGTGAAGACTGTCATCGAGTTGAAGCTAAGGACTTCTGGAAAGCAGTAGTTCAAGTTAGGCAAAAG ACACCACATAAAAAGACATTCTATTACTTGGAGCAATTAATTTTAAAGCACAGGCTTCACCAGAATACACTGCGGATCAAAGAGATTCATG atggtttggatttttattttgcttccaaACAGCATGCTCAGAAAATGGTGGACTTCCTTCAGTGTACGGTACCTTGTAG aatTAAAGCATCACAGCGTTTGATTTCTCATGACATTCACAGCAATACATATAATTACAAAAGCACTTTCTCTGTTGAGATTGTTCCAATATGCAAG GACAATGTTGTGTGTTTATCACCAAAATTGGCTCAAAGCCTTGGTAATATGAGCCAAATTTGTATCTGTATCCGGGTAACCAGTGCCATTCACATCATTGATCCAAGTACTCTTCAAA tTGCAGAAATAGATGGAAATACTTATTGGCGCCATCCTTTTAATAGCTTGTTTCATCCAAAGCAGTTAGAAGAATTTATTGTAATGGATATCAGTAGGGCCTATGAACAGAAGCAAAATGCTGGTGCAGGCATGAAATCCAATAAG CATATCCTTGCGGAAGCCTGGGTTCAAAAAACATCGGAATTGAATACAGACCATCAGTATTTCTGTCGTACTCACTTGGGGCATCTTCTGAATCCTGGAGATCTTGTACTGGG CTTTGATTTGGTTAATTGTAATCTGAATGATGAATATGCAAATAAGATGAATCCTCATAGTGTTCCTGATGTG gttttaattaaaaaaagttaTGATCGCACCAAGCGTCAACGTCGCAGAAATTGGAAACTGAAAGAATTACAAAGAGACCGAGATAACATGGATACAGACGATGAAAG agaGTACCAAGACTTCTTGGAAGATCTAGAAGAAGATGAAACCATTAGAAAAAATGTCAATATTTATAAAA ATCCAGTGATACCAGTGGAGAGTGATACAGATGATGAGAACATTCCCAAAATCAGTCTCACTGAAATGCTTGAAGACCTTCAAATATCTGAAGATGCTACAGGGGGAGAAGGTGCCAATATGTTGATGGGATAA